From Lujinxingia vulgaris, a single genomic window includes:
- a CDS encoding tetratricopeptide repeat protein has protein sequence MLVVMLVGALLGSACATGGPSEEEQLEKSAQFHYDMGAGYFESNEVTHAIRELTRALEINPDHAQAHYLMGIIYMGRRDYRRSVNHFEEVLRVEPSFHFARNNLGSVYLAMERWEDAEQEFLILIDETLYTTPELAHNNLGWAYYNQRRFAEALEHFRMAAFLAPQMCLADNNQGLVYEAMGNETEAARYYRLAIEKCPENYQEPHFNLGKLMQARGDGRAVEHFRRCVQIQPRNDLAERCRQYLSVN, from the coding sequence ATGCTTGTCGTGATGTTGGTCGGGGCGCTGCTGGGCAGCGCGTGCGCGACCGGGGGACCGTCGGAGGAAGAGCAGCTCGAGAAGAGCGCGCAGTTCCATTACGATATGGGTGCCGGCTACTTTGAGTCCAACGAGGTGACCCACGCCATTCGGGAGCTGACCCGGGCGCTGGAGATTAATCCGGACCACGCGCAGGCGCACTACTTGATGGGGATCATTTATATGGGGCGGCGCGACTACCGGCGCTCGGTGAACCATTTTGAGGAGGTGCTGCGCGTGGAGCCGAGCTTCCACTTTGCGCGCAATAACCTGGGGTCGGTGTATCTGGCGATGGAGCGCTGGGAGGATGCGGAGCAGGAGTTTTTGATCCTCATCGACGAGACGCTCTACACCACGCCGGAGCTCGCCCATAACAACCTGGGGTGGGCCTACTACAACCAGCGACGCTTCGCCGAAGCTCTGGAGCATTTCCGCATGGCCGCCTTCCTCGCCCCACAAATGTGTTTAGCGGATAATAATCAGGGGTTGGTCTACGAGGCGATGGGCAATGAGACTGAGGCGGCGCGCTACTACCGGCTGGCGATTGAGAAATGCCCGGAGAACTACCAGGAGCCGCACTTCAACCTCGGGAAGTTGATGCAGGCACGCGGCGACGGACGCGCTGTGGAGCACTTCCGTCGCTGCGTGCAGATTCAGCCGCGCAATGATCTGGCGGAGCGCTGCCGCCAGTATCTGAGCGTGAACTGA
- a CDS encoding tetratricopeptide repeat protein, whose translation MKNTLTNLTRRPLMGVMAGALAVTLSAGCSSAPKTVDEAPVVVPEKSEQEKISESTGIPLEALEAFEEAMVAIEAGATERQTAIEALERAIEIEPTFAEAHYNLGLLYGEIDRNDDAVERIQTARELDPDVFDYTVALAKAYAENEQYDDAQTLFSEVVARDPNNLVAKNNMAVIALRRGEEDQALRYVEEILREDNVNVGALNTLGLVYMERENYSLAKYSLRKALKQDEDNVDVLNNLGLVYIQEDNVPLAVDSFSKAIEADEDYLESRLNLASILLEYLDYERADAHFTHAVRIAPHHCVANLGKGASAFAVGEHEEADERYRYYIDECDSDHLSSLERLAQLNETHLQRPEEAIAYYERLVELEDDVNKVANYEASINFMRSQLEQQEQQPEPEAAPEVEEAPEAEESAEGGEAAE comes from the coding sequence ATGAAGAACACACTCACGAACCTGACTCGCCGCCCCCTGATGGGGGTAATGGCTGGTGCGCTCGCGGTGACGCTGAGCGCGGGTTGCTCCAGCGCCCCGAAGACCGTCGATGAGGCGCCGGTGGTAGTCCCGGAGAAGTCGGAGCAGGAGAAGATCTCCGAATCGACCGGGATCCCGCTCGAAGCGCTTGAGGCGTTTGAAGAGGCGATGGTGGCCATTGAAGCCGGTGCCACTGAGCGTCAGACGGCCATTGAGGCTCTGGAGCGCGCCATCGAGATTGAGCCCACCTTTGCGGAGGCCCATTATAACCTGGGGCTTCTCTACGGTGAGATCGATCGCAACGATGATGCGGTCGAGCGCATTCAGACCGCGCGTGAGCTCGATCCGGATGTCTTCGATTACACCGTGGCGCTGGCCAAAGCTTACGCCGAGAACGAGCAGTACGACGACGCGCAGACCCTCTTCTCGGAGGTTGTGGCGCGTGATCCGAACAACCTGGTCGCCAAGAATAACATGGCCGTCATCGCGCTTCGTCGCGGTGAAGAAGACCAGGCGTTGCGCTATGTTGAAGAGATTCTGCGCGAAGACAACGTCAACGTCGGGGCGCTCAACACCCTGGGGTTGGTCTACATGGAGCGCGAGAACTACTCGCTGGCGAAGTACTCGCTGCGTAAGGCGCTCAAGCAAGATGAAGATAACGTCGACGTGCTCAACAACCTGGGGCTTGTTTACATCCAGGAAGATAACGTGCCGCTGGCGGTCGACTCCTTCTCCAAGGCGATTGAGGCCGATGAGGACTACCTGGAGAGCCGCCTGAACCTGGCGTCGATCCTGCTTGAGTACCTCGATTACGAGCGTGCTGACGCCCACTTCACCCATGCTGTGCGCATCGCGCCGCATCACTGCGTGGCGAACCTGGGTAAGGGCGCCTCGGCCTTCGCGGTCGGTGAGCATGAAGAGGCCGATGAGCGCTACCGCTACTACATCGACGAGTGCGACAGCGATCATCTCTCCAGCCTGGAGCGCCTGGCGCAGCTCAACGAGACGCACCTGCAGCGCCCGGAAGAGGCGATCGCCTACTACGAGCGCCTGGTGGAGCTTGAAGACGACGTCAACAAGGTGGCCAACTATGAGGCCTCGATTAACTTCATGCGCTCGCAGCTTGAGCAGCAGGAGCAGCAGCCCGAGCCCGAAGCGGCGCCGGAGGTTGAAGAGGCTCCCGAAGCTGAAGAAAGCGCTGAGGGCGGCGAAGCTGCGGAGTGA
- a CDS encoding aldo/keto reductase yields the protein MSNTPTIPHRRLGKTGLNVSRICLGTMMFADRTDLNEARNIADLCLERGVFFWDTADMYSRGASETMVGQLMAGRRDQIVLATKACRPMSERPNDRGLSARHLIKACEDSLRRLNTDYIDIFYLHFTDPNTRPEETLRALEDLTRSGKIRYSGVSNHQAWEVADRVGIARSHGWQPVDVVQPLYNILNRDIERELIPMAQNYGMGVVTYSSLARGVLTGKYRWDAPAPEGSRLARGDVRMRQAEWREESLQVVEELRPLADARNIPLSQLATAWTLANPLVDSVIIGPRTLAQTEDALMSAAVEWDTELEEAIDALCPPGTHAGRQIPDQDVFPLRGRPRQ from the coding sequence ATGAGCAACACCCCTACCATCCCCCATCGCCGCCTTGGAAAAACCGGCCTCAACGTCTCCCGCATCTGCCTGGGCACGATGATGTTCGCCGACCGCACCGATCTTAATGAGGCCCGCAACATCGCCGACCTCTGCCTGGAGCGCGGCGTCTTCTTCTGGGACACCGCCGACATGTACAGCCGCGGCGCCTCCGAGACGATGGTCGGCCAGCTGATGGCCGGCCGCCGCGACCAGATCGTGCTCGCCACCAAAGCCTGCCGCCCCATGAGCGAGCGCCCCAACGACCGCGGCCTCTCCGCGCGCCACCTCATCAAAGCCTGCGAAGACTCTCTGCGGCGGCTCAACACCGACTACATCGACATCTTCTACCTCCACTTCACCGACCCTAACACCCGCCCCGAAGAGACCCTGCGCGCGCTCGAAGACCTCACCCGCAGCGGCAAAATCCGCTACAGCGGCGTCTCCAACCACCAGGCCTGGGAGGTCGCCGACCGCGTCGGCATCGCCCGCTCCCACGGCTGGCAACCCGTCGACGTCGTCCAGCCCCTCTACAACATCCTCAACCGCGACATCGAGCGCGAGCTCATCCCCATGGCCCAGAACTACGGCATGGGCGTGGTCACCTACTCCTCGCTGGCCCGCGGCGTGCTCACCGGCAAATACCGCTGGGACGCCCCCGCCCCCGAAGGCTCTCGCCTGGCCCGCGGCGACGTGCGCATGCGTCAGGCCGAGTGGCGCGAAGAATCCCTCCAGGTCGTCGAAGAGCTCCGCCCCCTGGCCGACGCTCGCAACATCCCCTTAAGCCAGCTCGCCACCGCCTGGACACTCGCCAACCCCCTGGTCGACTCCGTGATCATCGGTCCCCGCACCCTGGCTCAGACCGAAGACGCCCTGATGAGCGCCGCAGTCGAATGGGACACCGAGCTCGAAGAAGCCATCGACGCCCTCTGCCCGCCCGGCACCCACGCCGGCCGCCAGATCCCCGACCAGGACGTCTTCCCGCTGCGCGGCCGCCCCCGCCAGTGA
- a CDS encoding Rqc2 family fibronectin-binding protein, translating to MTLSHADLSLLVEELATRAIPGVIQKVFPAGARRLTLQVRVPGHTHHIFLSAAPGDARAHLVEERPRVEGRPDAFVMQLRKWLHGAWIEAIDLDPADRVLTFQLSAVDPDWEPQPEDDKAPRRALRLIAELVGHHPNIVLVEDDQVLGLAHARTLGDRQLRPSTPYLPPPPPPELGPPPTPELQNLPADGSRSAYIDRHTRATLAQEARESLFSTLSRDLRSRAKSLRRRVKHIEEDLQRIDEAADFKKFGELLQSAYGRVERGASEVRVPDYYVEGMPEITITLDPAHDLQWNIDRYFHQYRRYKEARDDVETRYLESADTLEALTEARQRLQELAGADFDTLIGFKQELRNQGLLKTTHRQRAARKALAPRPPYREFRSRRDDVILVGRGARHNDALTTRIARGRDLWLHARDWAGAHVVVRRDRGEDTDSETLLDAATLAAYFSRGREDSLIDVTYTDARHVRKPRGAAPGLVTIAAGSTIAVTIDEERLKRLLASEVDEDAD from the coding sequence ATGACCCTCTCCCACGCCGACCTCTCCCTGCTCGTCGAAGAGCTCGCCACACGGGCCATCCCCGGCGTTATTCAGAAAGTCTTTCCCGCCGGCGCGCGACGCCTCACCCTTCAGGTGCGCGTCCCCGGCCATACCCACCACATCTTCTTGAGCGCCGCCCCCGGCGACGCCCGCGCGCACCTCGTCGAAGAACGCCCCCGGGTCGAGGGCCGCCCCGACGCCTTTGTGATGCAGCTTCGCAAATGGCTCCACGGCGCCTGGATCGAGGCCATCGACCTCGACCCGGCCGACCGCGTCCTCACCTTCCAGCTCTCCGCGGTCGACCCCGACTGGGAGCCCCAGCCCGAAGACGACAAAGCCCCTCGCCGCGCCCTGCGCCTCATCGCCGAGCTGGTCGGCCATCACCCCAACATCGTGCTCGTCGAAGACGACCAGGTCCTGGGCCTCGCCCACGCCCGCACCTTAGGCGATCGCCAGCTACGCCCCTCCACGCCCTACCTCCCCCCCCCCCCCCCCCCCGAGCTCGGCCCCCCGCCCACCCCCGAGCTCCAAAACCTCCCGGCCGACGGCAGCCGCTCCGCCTACATCGACCGCCACACCCGCGCCACCCTCGCGCAGGAAGCCCGCGAGAGCCTCTTCTCCACCCTCTCCCGCGACCTTCGCTCCCGCGCCAAAAGCCTGCGCCGCCGCGTCAAACACATCGAAGAAGACCTCCAACGCATCGACGAGGCCGCCGACTTCAAGAAGTTCGGCGAGCTCCTGCAGAGCGCGTATGGCCGGGTGGAGCGCGGGGCGTCGGAGGTTCGTGTGCCCGACTACTACGTCGAGGGCATGCCCGAGATCACCATCACGCTCGACCCCGCCCATGATCTTCAGTGGAACATCGACCGCTACTTCCACCAGTACCGCCGCTACAAAGAAGCCCGCGACGACGTGGAAACCCGCTACCTGGAGTCGGCCGATACCCTCGAAGCCCTCACGGAGGCTCGCCAGCGCCTCCAGGAGCTCGCCGGCGCCGACTTCGATACCCTGATAGGCTTCAAGCAAGAGCTTCGCAACCAGGGCCTCCTCAAGACCACCCACCGCCAGCGCGCCGCGCGCAAAGCGCTGGCGCCCAGGCCCCCCTACCGCGAGTTTCGCTCCCGCCGCGACGACGTCATCCTGGTCGGCCGCGGCGCGCGCCACAACGACGCGCTCACCACCCGCATCGCCCGCGGACGCGATCTCTGGCTGCACGCCCGCGACTGGGCCGGCGCCCACGTTGTGGTCCGCCGCGATCGCGGCGAAGACACCGATAGCGAGACCCTCCTCGACGCCGCCACCCTCGCCGCCTACTTCTCCCGAGGTCGCGAAGACTCGCTGATCGACGTCACCTACACCGACGCGCGCCACGTGCGAAAACCTCGCGGCGCCGCACCCGGCCTGGTCACCATCGCCGCCGGCTCCACCATCGCCGTCACCATCGACGAAGAACGCCTTAAGCGCCTGCTCGCCAGCGAAGTCGACGAAGACGCCGACTGA
- a CDS encoding tetratricopeptide repeat protein, translated as MKNRHTTRTIFGALMVALLASPTAEVWAQDISAQERERATTDDILDSASRRLDEQAAAESEREVESDLEAETNVTLDQVEDEQRTMSVEEIEALKRRLEAQNRRMITQLDEIIARSPYAAQKPDWMFQKAELLWELRNMEYVRARTEYNACLDAVYEGTLDESECPEPMPDYSEAQAIYEDILREYPDYNRLDEVIFRLGSGLIEANQGAQAVGYLQRLVTNYPNSRYLPDAYLALGEFFFDQQQAGVAKMNYEKVLGYEEYRNYDYALYKLAWSHFNNGEHRESADTFKRVIARADSAAWNFLQTQASNDLMLALAEIDNGWIEARDYFTEIRDIEYTYEQIDRMAGYLELQGKDADALAAYEWFLEERPNDPSVPDWMDAIVRSLRRTNFEAYEERVQRYVAYLNPEGTWFRNNTEEERAISNANLLVEGNLARLANHYHRQAQRGGTREDYVTAADYYQQFIDRFPEHPASFDMTFFLGEIYLYNLEDYERAAQQYQLVVDLYKNDNVPEEAKPEEVEALVRDAAYAVVSSYNELVKQHHPDSILVEMAARAGENPEPTSQRMDSAANAGETPPIPRTDLLKYEEGFVQASDQFSEMYPTEDVTPTVDYVAAEVYKSRGQYDKCVPRYESIIENAPRHTYASYAGNSLLEANYRLQRWDEVEKWARHLLENEIFDVTPRDSLTQAIAYAINEKAIDLKEEDKVDEAATEMLRLAGEFPDSEFAPGAVFNAAAIYEGGNEVNRAVELYQRVIDTYPESEQAPNALYVLGLIFESRADLSQAATYFARLGEENYRSYEKAGDAVYNAAVLRTAMEQWDEAISTYESYLEYFGEEIDDEEENTIELEMAFLEKNRENWEAARTRFEEFLKKDTIKGAERVEVNLELGLLAERMQPRNWEEVADGYFTDAVSTWKELDEEGQNASRQFAAQARFHQGEAIFRKFKAVELSFPVRTLTRTAQEKGQYQLDAEEIFAEVIQMKSPRWVAAAAYRIGQAYKDFAEGLFNLPLPEGLTPDQEFEYQLSVEDLAFPLQERALTAFNRALELALEYEAYNEWSRLSAQEISQLERGAYPITGQEGVTVEHNRTEFFAPDPVTDWSVVAERGAARFERRPKPEPAPALDENGQPMEAAPEGATPAEGEGTPSAESETPAS; from the coding sequence ATGAAAAACCGTCATACAACCCGCACGATCTTCGGAGCGCTGATGGTGGCGCTTCTCGCCAGCCCCACCGCTGAGGTCTGGGCGCAGGATATCAGCGCTCAGGAACGCGAGCGCGCCACCACCGACGACATCCTCGACTCGGCTTCGCGGCGCCTCGATGAGCAGGCAGCCGCTGAGTCCGAGCGCGAGGTCGAGTCCGACCTTGAGGCCGAGACCAACGTCACCCTCGACCAGGTCGAGGATGAGCAGCGCACCATGTCGGTCGAAGAGATCGAGGCGCTTAAGCGTCGCCTCGAAGCTCAGAACCGTCGCATGATCACGCAGCTCGACGAGATCATCGCGCGCTCTCCCTACGCGGCCCAGAAGCCCGACTGGATGTTCCAGAAGGCCGAGCTTCTCTGGGAGCTGCGCAACATGGAGTACGTGCGGGCGCGTACCGAGTACAACGCCTGTCTGGACGCGGTTTATGAGGGCACCCTCGATGAGAGCGAGTGCCCCGAGCCGATGCCCGACTACAGCGAGGCGCAGGCGATCTACGAAGATATCCTGCGGGAGTACCCGGACTACAACCGCCTCGACGAGGTCATCTTCCGTCTGGGGAGCGGGCTGATCGAGGCCAACCAGGGTGCGCAGGCTGTGGGTTACCTGCAGCGTCTGGTGACCAACTACCCGAACTCGCGTTACCTGCCCGACGCCTACCTGGCGCTGGGTGAGTTCTTCTTCGACCAGCAGCAGGCCGGCGTGGCGAAGATGAACTACGAGAAGGTGCTCGGCTACGAGGAGTACCGCAACTACGACTACGCCCTCTACAAGCTGGCCTGGTCGCACTTCAACAACGGTGAGCACCGCGAGAGCGCCGATACCTTCAAGCGTGTTATCGCGCGAGCAGACTCGGCGGCCTGGAACTTCCTTCAGACCCAGGCCAGCAATGACCTGATGCTGGCGCTGGCCGAGATCGACAACGGCTGGATTGAGGCGCGGGACTACTTCACCGAGATCCGCGACATCGAGTACACCTACGAGCAGATCGACCGCATGGCCGGTTATCTTGAGCTCCAGGGTAAAGATGCCGACGCGCTGGCCGCCTACGAGTGGTTCCTCGAAGAGCGCCCCAACGATCCCTCGGTGCCGGACTGGATGGACGCCATCGTGCGCTCGTTGCGCCGCACCAACTTCGAGGCTTACGAAGAGCGCGTGCAGCGTTACGTGGCCTACCTCAACCCGGAGGGCACCTGGTTCCGCAACAACACCGAAGAGGAGCGGGCGATCAGCAACGCCAACCTCCTGGTGGAGGGCAACCTGGCGCGCCTGGCCAACCACTACCACCGTCAGGCTCAGCGCGGCGGCACGCGTGAAGATTATGTGACCGCGGCTGACTACTACCAGCAGTTCATCGACCGATTCCCGGAGCATCCGGCCTCGTTCGATATGACCTTCTTCCTGGGTGAGATTTACCTCTACAACCTGGAAGACTACGAGCGCGCCGCTCAGCAGTACCAGCTGGTGGTCGACCTTTATAAGAACGACAACGTTCCGGAAGAGGCCAAGCCCGAGGAAGTTGAGGCGCTGGTGCGCGACGCGGCCTACGCCGTGGTCAGCTCGTACAACGAGCTTGTGAAGCAGCATCACCCCGACTCCATTCTCGTGGAGATGGCCGCACGCGCCGGGGAGAACCCCGAGCCGACCTCGCAGCGGATGGACTCGGCGGCCAACGCCGGTGAGACCCCGCCGATCCCGCGTACCGATCTTCTGAAGTATGAAGAGGGCTTTGTGCAGGCCAGCGACCAGTTCTCGGAGATGTACCCCACCGAGGATGTGACCCCCACGGTCGACTACGTGGCCGCCGAGGTCTACAAGAGCCGCGGGCAGTACGATAAGTGCGTGCCTCGTTATGAGAGCATCATTGAGAACGCCCCGCGTCACACCTACGCCAGCTATGCCGGTAACAGCCTTCTGGAGGCGAACTACCGTCTGCAGCGCTGGGATGAGGTGGAGAAGTGGGCCCGCCACCTGCTCGAGAACGAGATCTTTGACGTCACCCCGCGTGATAGCCTCACTCAGGCCATCGCCTACGCCATCAACGAGAAGGCCATCGACCTTAAGGAAGAAGACAAGGTTGATGAGGCCGCCACTGAGATGTTGCGTCTGGCCGGCGAGTTCCCCGACTCGGAGTTTGCGCCGGGTGCGGTGTTCAACGCCGCGGCGATCTACGAGGGGGGCAATGAGGTCAACCGCGCTGTTGAGCTTTACCAGCGCGTGATCGACACCTACCCGGAGTCGGAGCAGGCCCCCAACGCGCTTTACGTGCTCGGGCTTATCTTCGAATCCCGCGCCGACCTCTCGCAGGCCGCGACCTACTTCGCTCGCCTGGGCGAAGAGAACTACCGCAGCTACGAGAAGGCCGGTGACGCGGTTTACAACGCCGCGGTGCTGCGCACGGCGATGGAGCAGTGGGACGAGGCGATCTCGACCTACGAATCCTACCTGGAGTACTTCGGCGAAGAGATCGACGACGAGGAGGAGAACACCATCGAGCTTGAGATGGCCTTCCTCGAGAAGAACCGCGAGAACTGGGAAGCCGCCCGTACCCGCTTTGAGGAGTTCCTCAAGAAGGACACCATCAAGGGCGCCGAACGCGTTGAGGTGAACCTGGAGCTCGGTCTGCTCGCTGAGCGTATGCAGCCCCGAAACTGGGAGGAAGTTGCCGACGGGTACTTCACCGATGCGGTCAGCACCTGGAAGGAGCTCGACGAAGAGGGCCAGAACGCCAGCCGGCAGTTCGCCGCTCAGGCGCGCTTCCACCAGGGTGAGGCCATCTTCCGTAAGTTCAAGGCAGTTGAGCTCTCCTTCCCGGTGCGGACCCTGACGCGTACCGCGCAGGAAAAGGGTCAGTACCAGCTCGACGCTGAAGAGATCTTTGCGGAGGTCATCCAGATGAAGAGCCCGCGCTGGGTGGCCGCAGCCGCCTACCGCATCGGTCAGGCTTATAAGGACTTCGCCGAGGGCCTCTTCAACCTGCCGCTTCCCGAAGGTCTGACGCCCGACCAGGAGTTCGAGTACCAGCTCTCGGTTGAAGATCTGGCCTTCCCCCTTCAGGAACGTGCGCTCACGGCGTTTAACCGCGCCCTGGAGCTTGCGCTGGAGTACGAGGCCTACAACGAGTGGAGCCGCCTCTCCGCCCAGGAGATCAGCCAGCTCGAGCGTGGTGCCTACCCGATCACCGGGCAGGAAGGCGTGACGGTGGAACATAACCGAACCGAGTTCTTCGCGCCGGATCCGGTGACGGATTGGTCGGTGGTGGCTGAGCGTGGTGCGGCGCGCTTTGAGCGTCGTCCCAAGCCGGAGCCCGCCCCCGCGCTCGACGAGAACGGTCAGCCCATGGAGGCTGCGCCCGAAGGTGCGACGCCGGCCGAGGGTGAGGGTACGCCGTCGGCTGAGAGTGAAACCCCGGCCTCCTGA
- a CDS encoding GYF domain-containing protein, translating into MKIVCDNCGAKYSIADDKVQGKVFKIRCKKCSEVIVVKGTAEGSEEGGGEFGSAYGNTGGASEWYVVIDGDRVGPITPEEVEAYFTAGQVHPDTFAWRDGLDDWVMVSTLSEFAHLMQDAAGPNDATMIASAHNPQPDADLDETAAMSSGGFDSLEGYSDNSASVESGSYDQQPSIESYADSGYGGGGYDDGYDAGGYDDGFGGAEGGMFAAFDSTPPEDDYVGGYGADEPEPAATPSGSDMVGARNENSVLFSLSSVDQVKAVSKPAEGAAQGNDKSGLIDIQALASTHASMKGDSSSDDDFAPGTMSMPALMPMGSHRKQNKGLMIGVIAGVAILVLALVAVVVVVLGKDNGEQPAQPAVAAAPAAAPAAAEAAPTAEEQKEAEEAKAAAEAAMAAANDEGSEEAEEEAAAEEEEEKEEARAEAPAKKRESSRTRTRRSEPEPEPTRTASRNTGSSGSGVDSIIGQLDRSGSSSSGSGGSAPAPAKNVPDSLSRSQVAGTIRKYNSQIAGCARDSNSGGLSGTARVRFAVQPAGNVTGASVQGGPMAGTDLGGCIERVVNSMRFPESKSELPITYPFVIR; encoded by the coding sequence ATGAAGATCGTTTGCGACAACTGCGGCGCGAAATATTCCATCGCGGACGACAAGGTCCAGGGCAAGGTCTTTAAGATCCGGTGTAAAAAGTGCAGCGAGGTCATCGTGGTCAAAGGGACCGCAGAAGGCAGTGAAGAAGGGGGCGGGGAGTTCGGCTCGGCCTACGGCAACACCGGCGGCGCGTCGGAGTGGTACGTGGTGATCGATGGCGATCGCGTCGGCCCGATCACGCCGGAAGAGGTGGAGGCGTACTTCACCGCCGGTCAGGTGCACCCGGATACCTTCGCCTGGCGCGACGGGCTGGATGACTGGGTGATGGTGAGCACGCTCAGCGAGTTTGCGCATCTGATGCAGGATGCCGCCGGCCCCAATGACGCGACGATGATCGCCTCGGCGCATAATCCTCAGCCGGACGCCGACCTCGACGAGACCGCGGCGATGAGCTCCGGGGGCTTTGATAGCCTGGAGGGCTACAGCGATAACAGCGCCTCGGTGGAGAGCGGAAGCTATGATCAGCAGCCCTCGATCGAGAGCTACGCCGACAGCGGTTACGGCGGCGGTGGCTACGATGATGGCTATGATGCCGGTGGGTATGACGACGGCTTTGGCGGGGCGGAAGGCGGCATGTTTGCCGCGTTTGATTCGACGCCTCCCGAAGATGATTACGTCGGTGGTTACGGGGCCGATGAGCCCGAGCCGGCCGCGACGCCGTCGGGTAGCGATATGGTGGGGGCGCGCAACGAGAACAGCGTGCTCTTCAGCCTGAGCAGCGTCGACCAGGTCAAGGCGGTGAGCAAGCCGGCCGAGGGCGCCGCGCAGGGCAACGATAAGTCGGGTCTGATCGATATTCAGGCGCTTGCCAGCACGCATGCGTCGATGAAGGGCGATTCCAGCTCGGACGATGATTTTGCCCCGGGCACCATGAGCATGCCGGCGCTGATGCCGATGGGCAGCCACCGCAAGCAGAACAAGGGGTTGATGATCGGCGTTATCGCCGGTGTGGCGATCCTGGTGCTGGCGCTTGTTGCGGTCGTGGTGGTGGTGCTCGGCAAGGATAATGGCGAGCAGCCGGCGCAGCCGGCTGTGGCCGCCGCGCCTGCGGCTGCCCCGGCAGCTGCGGAGGCGGCGCCGACTGCCGAAGAGCAGAAAGAAGCCGAGGAGGCCAAAGCGGCCGCCGAGGCTGCGATGGCCGCCGCCAACGACGAAGGCTCGGAGGAGGCTGAAGAAGAGGCCGCCGCCGAGGAAGAAGAAGAGAAAGAAGAGGCTCGCGCCGAGGCGCCGGCCAAAAAGCGGGAGAGCTCGCGTACGCGCACCCGTCGCAGTGAGCCTGAGCCCGAGCCGACGCGGACTGCGTCGCGCAACACCGGATCTTCGGGCAGCGGCGTGGACTCGATCATCGGTCAGCTGGATCGCTCCGGAAGCTCGTCGAGTGGCTCGGGTGGGAGCGCGCCGGCGCCGGCGAAAAATGTGCCGGATAGCCTGTCGCGCTCTCAGGTGGCGGGCACGATTCGCAAGTACAACTCGCAGATCGCGGGTTGTGCGCGGGACTCGAACTCCGGTGGTCTCAGCGGGACGGCGCGGGTGCGCTTTGCGGTGCAGCCGGCCGGTAACGTGACCGGTGCCAGCGTACAGGGCGGGCCGATGGCCGGCACTGACCTTGGCGGGTGTATTGAGCGTGTCGTGAACTCGATGCGTTTCCCCGAGTCGAAGAGCGAGCTTCCGATCACCTACCCCTTCGTGATTCGCTGA